A genomic stretch from Canis lupus baileyi chromosome 3, mCanLup2.hap1, whole genome shotgun sequence includes:
- the TRAPPC1 gene encoding trafficking protein particle complex subunit 1, which yields MTVHNLYLFDRNGVCLHYSEWHRKKQAGIPKEEEYKLMYGMLFSIRSFVSKMSPLDMKDGFLAFQTSRYKLHYYETPTGIKVVMNTDLGVGPIRDVLHHIYSALYVELVVKNPLCPLGQTVQSELFRSRLDSYVRSLPFFSARAG from the exons ATGACCGTTCACAACCTGTACCTGTTTGACCGGAATGGAGTGTGTCTTCATTACAGCGAGTGGCACCGCAAGAAGCAAGCGGGGATCCCCAAAGAGGAG GAGTACAAGCTGATGTACGGGATGCTCTTCTCTATCCGCTCCTTTGTCAGCAAGATGTCCCCGCTAGACAT GAAGGACGGCTTCCTGGCCTTCCAAACTAGCCGTTACAAACTCCATTACTACGAGACGCCCACTGGGATCAAGGTGGTCATGAATACTGACTTGGGTGTCGGACCCATCCGAGATGTGCTGCATCATATCTACAGCGCG CTGTATGTGGAGCTGGTGGTGAAGAATCCTCTGTGCCCGCTGGGCCAAACTGTGCAAAGTGAGCTCTTCCGCTCCCGGCTGGACTCCTATGTCCgctctctgcctttcttctctgcCCGGGCTGGCTGA